CCCTCTAAGCTATCCGTCGCTATTTGTGCTGGGTATGGTGGGATACGACAGGGTCGCGGTGCGGAGGGAACTGTCGGTGGCGCGGTACGTGTTCGGCGTGCTGCGGGGCCGGACGAGTGATGCCGCCGTGCTGGGAGAAGTGTCGCTCAGCGTGCCCGACCAGTACGTgtggcgccgccgccgcccgccactACTGCACGTGCCATGCTGCAGGACTAACTTGCTCAAATACTCCCCGTTTGTTCGTGCACTACGTACTCTCAACGAAGTGGCACAGCGGGTGGATCTGTTCCATTGCACTCTCAGTGAATTTACACTTAATTGCCTGTTTGTCATTTGTTATGGGAAGAAAAGTGATTATATACAAAAGTAATAATAGTTTGgtttgtattaatttattaagatttatttaccaaggatagattttatttacaattttttacttaaattaattattgatggattagatattatatatactggttatggttttataatttattgttattaattttatcgttTTAATCGTGGATACTGATGaactcattattttaattttttaactaaatttgTAATACAACTTTATGTACACTACTATCGCATTAGGTAAACCCTGTAATGATAGTTTAAGTGTGtgatgatgaaataaataaataaacttacaggacttacaaattacaatagtaTGGTTTCGAGTTTTGATTTAGTTTGGATCCAGTCTCggtttaacaaaacaaagtgaaaatactttatgatatgaaagtagcagcgttgaaagagatACTTTTGTCTTTTATGTtgcaactagatgacgcctgcaactcggTTGCGTCAAAATTGGCTTATCgcgcgggagccgtacatttttccgggataaaaagtatcctatgtcctttcccgggactcaaagtatctccataccaaatttcagcaaaatcggttcagcggtttgggcgtgaagaggtaacagacagacagacagacacactttcgcatttataatattagtatggatgagaAATGCTATAATGTCATGAATATGCTTAAAAAATAAACTCTTTCAGgcctttcacagtaaactctatatataAGCGATACATT
Above is a genomic segment from Aricia agestis chromosome 18, ilAriAges1.1, whole genome shotgun sequence containing:
- the LOC121736202 gene encoding uncharacterized protein LOC121736202 — its product is MIWSPYEQKYSLMLERIQNKFLRYIYLRLYGVYPFYPLSYPSLFVLGMVGYDRVAVRRELSVARYVFGVLRGRTSDAAVLGEVSLSVPDQYVWRRRRPPLLHVPCCRTNLLKYSPFVRALRTLNEVAQRVDLFHCTLSEFTLNCLFVICYGKKSDYIQK